The nucleotide window GACAAGAAAACGAAGGATGAGGGACAACTCCTCTGTTCACTTGGTGGAAAGTGTTCTTATGACGTGTTGTGAGTGGGGCCTAAACCTTACCACACGCTTACGGTATTACTTGACTCGTTTGGAAGTACTCTTAAAATGATTTAAAGCGTTtttactgaattttttttttttttagaaatcaATGCTCAATAAAATTCAAGTGGATTATTGAAAAGCATTTAAGTGCTTCTTGCAAAAATCACATATCCAGTGTTtcttttaaaatcaatttcactaaaagtacttccaaacgaACCAAATATTAGGCAGTTGTatccacacacctatttttacttttctcacgcttttattaatttttggttGTCGGATCAAGAAAATTAAAGGattaatccaaaaaaaaaaaaacaaaaagcatgtGAGTGGGGCCTAAACCTTACAACACGTTACATTATTACTTAGCtcgtttggaagtacttttaaaatgattcaaAGCGTTTttactgaattttttttatagaaatcaATGCTCAATAAAATTCAAGTGGATTATTGAAAAGCATTTAAATGCTTCTTGCAAAAACCACATATCCGGTGTTtcttttaaaatcaatttcactAAAAGtattttttagtcattttaaaagtacttccaaacgaACCAAATATTAGGCAGTTGtatccacacactcatttttacttttctcatgcttttattaaattttgatcGTCGAATCAAGAAAATTGAaggattaataaaaaaataaaaataaaaacaatggtgtgtgagaggtaaaatgAGTGTGTGAATAACATTTTCCCACTATTATTAGGAGGAATGCTAAAGGGACTCTTCATAGACTATATACCGCCTCCTTTggcataatgttttatatgttGGCATACAAATTGACATTAAAATATAGGGTAACAAAGAGCCTATAGAGAGCCCATTTTTTAGAGAGTAACATTTCTCTATTATTATTAGTGAGATAACTTACGTGTCCCGCATTCACATGGTGGAAAATGTTCTTATGACGTGTTGTGAGTTGGGGTCTAAATAAACCTTACAACACGCTTACGGTATTATTTGGCtcgtttgaaaatatttttaaagtgACTCAAAAgcgtttttattgatttttttttttaaaatcaatgCTCAATAAAATTCAAGTGGGTCCTTGAAAAGCATTTAAGTGTTTTCTAGCAAGAATCACATATCCGGTGTTtcttttaaaatcaatttcactaaaagtatttttagtcattttaaaagcatttccaaACGAACCCAATGTTAGGTAGTTGTATCCACACATCCATATTTACTTTTCTCACgcttttattaaattttggtcGTCGGATCAAGAAAATTGaagattaataaaaaaaaagtgtgtgggaggtaaaatgagtgtgtgaatagcactttCCTAATATTATTAGAAAGAATGCTAAAGGGACTCTTCATAGACTATCTGCCGCCTTCTTTGGCATTATTTTATATGTTGGCACGCGAATTGACGTTAAAACATAAGGTAACAAATAGTCTATGGAGAACCTATTTTTTAGAGAGTCCCATTAACATTTCTCTATTATTAGTCTAGTCAAGGTGGGTTGATTTCGCATTGCCCAGAGCGGACGTGCTTCCTTTGCACTTGAGTTAAAATTCACTTATGTTAAAGAGTAATGAAAAATAttgtcttaaagaaaagatgggATGATTTTGAGTTTGGGTGGGATGAGTTGAAATGAAAAACGCATTCGAAGAGTTTACTTGGGACACAAGAAACTCTGAATTGTAAAAATCAGGAGAATGCATTTGCATTCGATAACGAATTGGAACATAAAACTCACACATGTATTAGTAGAAAGCATAACAGGTCGGAAATCGGAATCAATTTCCAAGTAAATTTCCGAGCAAACACATGAGAAGtcaagaaattgaagaattttAATAGGGATCGGCACCTCCCTATCCAGTAAGTCGGAAATCGGAATCATTTCCTAAGTAAACAATAAGAGGTCATATATAACGTACATTGTTGTATGGTAGAATTTTCCGTCAACACAACCCTGAATTTTATAGTAcaatccatccaacttgtatagTATTATTCTCAAATAAATCAGCCGGTAAAAATGTTACATGATGAACATCTCACGTGTTTTTAGCTGGTACTGAAATTGACAAAACTCAGAAAGTATGATGCTAACTAATCCTAGGAAAAACCGAAGTTCAATTCCTCGCTGCTTTCTTCTGCTCTGTAACAAGAACTGGCTACTATGAATACAATAACATAGGGAAGTCCTCGTTATCACGCGGTCGAACGTCTGCAGATACTTTGAGAAGCTGATTATGACAGAAATGGCGGATTAATTCCCGGCTTCTGTTCTCCGTAGGAGAATGAAACGGCTCCCTTCCTTCTATGAGCATTCTAAACTTCATCTATGGGAATAGGTCTCCTTACAGGGCTTAAGACTTAAGGTCATCAGACATAGCTGAAGGTATGCAATGTGTAAGGAGGATATCTAGAGTTGACGCCTTGGCGGTTTTTGTCTGTAGTACAACCATCTGCACAGAGAACTACGCGATTCAGCCACCAAACGAAAAGTACAAAGCCTGtgcagggagagagagagagagagagagcgaacCTGATTGTATTCTAGGTCAAACTTTAGGTACTCGTCGTCACAATTCTCCACCATGCTAACCAGACTCTTCAGATTTTTCACAGGCTTaccattgaaagcaagaacctACACGGAAACCAAATGCTTTGAATGAGTATGTTAAAGTGGAAGTTCAAAAATtttatcacataattgtagTGTAACATATCTCTAACCTGAGTGTTCACAATGTCCTCGTATCCAATGTTAATGTCAGCAACAAGCACCTACCACAATTTTGAAAAAGATATAAGGCATCATAACCATGAAAGCAGAGCATAAAATACTTCGTCTAAAACTGAAAAGCATGAGAAATAGATGAGAGAGGGGAACCTGAGAAACAACAACTAGCTGTTCATCGATAGACTCCGCCATTGCATGTAAATGTTTGTCCAGCAGCTTGACTGGAGCATCATATTCGTAATCCTTTCCATACTAGAAATAAATGAAAACCCAGAGGTTAAGAGTTGGTAACACactaatgagagagagagagagagagagagagagagagagcattggGAGTATGAAATGAAGGTCGCACCTCAGAACGCAGATATGGAACAGATACAGCTGCAAAAACAAAACCACCAACGATGTAATACGAAGGAGGTTTACCCTTAATGTGTGCTGGGATGAGTCGCTTGTGAGTTCCAAGTTTTATATTGTACTCAAGTATCTCTGAGTTACGAAGAACTTTTACTAGAGCACTATCGCCAGTATATTTTTGAGAGACAAGGTAACTGAAACCTATGCGCTCTCCATGCCTGAATGGAACTAGAGAATTGACACCAAAAGgaatgttaataacttaatatCATGTATTCAGAAGCTTATGTACATTAAAGTTCAACTTCTTTTATCAAGATAACAGATACCTGTTCCATCATTTGCAATATTAACCCCATCGAAGCTAAGAATAACATCAGATGGCTGCAGAACATGAGAATGTGGAGCTGTAGGTTCAACTCTTCTAATACGGACACCCTTTTGATCAGGTCTCATCCCCATTGAGATGCGCAGATCTGGATTTTCCATCTTCTGCCATTCGATTCCAAGAACTGGGAACCCTGTTAGAAGAATTTCAATCATGCAAACGATTAATAACCCAATGCTCATACGTCCTCATTGGACTGCCATGGATATTTGCCGGAAGGTAGTGTCAGAAGTACAAATCATAACAAACCTGTATATGCCCCATTCTTCTCATAATCTTGGATGAAGTGCTTAATAACTGGTGTCGGTATGACATAGCCTATATTTTCCGCATCTTCATGTTTAAGAGACTGAAATGCAATACCCACACATTCTCCCTTATCATTAAAGGCAGGCCCACCAGAGTTTCCAGAGTTTATTGCAGCGTCTATCTGCAAAAGGATCACAAGTAGAAAGGAAACCGGGAAGCCACAGTAGGTCAATAATCAGGTAGTTATGGTACATAGGAATAGTCTTACAAGACAAATCTCAAAAGACATAACCTGCAGTCCTAGAAGCTCAGTCGATCCATGAACATAAGACAGTATCTCCATACGTGACACAACACCACTTGTCACAGAGATCGTGTCACCCCCAATAGGGTAGCCCACAACAGTCACAGCATCTTGGAGTGCAGGTAACTCTCCAAACTCCAGATGTGAAACTCCTTTCCAGAACTCATCATCGCTCACAGTAAGCATTGCTAAAGGCATCATGGAAAAAGAACTGTTCAATAGAACTTTAATGCACTGATATCACCTTCTCATCAACTTTTCCATGAATTTAATGCACTGATATCACCTTCTCATCAACTTTTCCAAAGCATGCCAAATCAAACCGAactttacaaaagaaaaaattgatctCGCATTCATCAAATGATtcgaaaacaaaaatgaaaaacacgCTACATAATTGCTATTTTGCACAGATACGGACACGGGACACATGATACACGGAGACAAGGCAAATTTCCAAAAACTAGAACACAGATACAGCAAGGACATAGCAATTAACGTAAAACCGATAAGTTGGATCCAAATCATATTCGATGTCAAACGAAATAAGTAATCTGCAATTTGAAGCTGCTTCTTAGCTAAATTCTAATTGATCACATAAACATCTTAACAAAACAGTCATGACAAACTAACTCCTTTCTGCTTCCATATCAATCCAGTAACTCATAATATGATCACATTTCTCAAAAAAGCAAACTTGTATACCAATTTCGACAACAAATTAGTGCAGAATCAAATAAAAGAATCCGAATTTTCGCATACCGATATCACACTCGGTGCCTATGGCTAACACAGTGGCCAAGTACTTCGTCTCAGAGCCGCGTTTCTTGAGCTTCACCTGCGTATGGTGCTCCACAGAATGCGCATTGGTCAGCACCCT belongs to Malus sylvestris chromosome 17, drMalSylv7.2, whole genome shotgun sequence and includes:
- the LOC126610605 gene encoding protease Do-like 9; this encodes MGENKKRKRGRKPKTPEADDTNITTMDIQYTNPTAVDDAVSVPASETTSDPGSPQPARRGRGRPRKTENPNMPGSPERRSSRHMDQNGDGGRALAVVSEPPMMVPGRESVERVVPAMDAVVKVFCVHTEPNFSLPWQRKRQYSSSSSGFVIGGRRVLTNAHSVEHHTQVKLKKRGSETKYLATVLAIGTECDIAMLTVSDDEFWKGVSHLEFGELPALQDAVTVVGYPIGGDTISVTSGVVSRMEILSYVHGSTELLGLQIDAAINSGNSGGPAFNDKGECVGIAFQSLKHEDAENIGYVIPTPVIKHFIQDYEKNGAYTGFPVLGIEWQKMENPDLRISMGMRPDQKGVRIRRVEPTAPHSHVLQPSDVILSFDGVNIANDGTVPFRHGERIGFSYLVSQKYTGDSALVKVLRNSEILEYNIKLGTHKRLIPAHIKGKPPSYYIVGGFVFAAVSVPYLRSEYGKDYEYDAPVKLLDKHLHAMAESIDEQLVVVSQVLVADINIGYEDIVNTQVLAFNGKPVKNLKSLVSMVENCDDEYLKFDLEYNQMVVLQTKTAKASTLDILLTHCIPSAMSDDLKS